One Arachis hypogaea cultivar Tifrunner chromosome 2, arahy.Tifrunner.gnm2.J5K5, whole genome shotgun sequence genomic window, CTCcaattttctgtttctgtttctctTTAACAGTAAATAatctattataatatattaaaagagaGTCCAAAATAATATTACAGTGAATAAATGATATATAgacttttatgttttctataaaaATTGGCATGTCATCTataacaataacataaaaaaatatatctattttaTACTACTATAGAGAATAGTATTTATATAATCAATCTAATATTATTCTCATAATTTCACATATTCAATTATCTAACTctacaaaagcaaaaaaaaaaaattttaattcattttgatggtctaaattttaatattacatCTGGCTCATTAATTTAGATATGCCAGCCATATGTGTGTTATGCGCTGATATGGATTATGGGGGTATAAATGTAGGACAACTTTTAGCTGAAATCTGGTGGAAGAAATCAGACTATCCGAGTTCTGTGTAAAAAAATTGGATAaccaaatcggatggtccgagttGTGAGGaatgaaaaatttgaattttacgaGTAACTAATCGGACCGTCGattagttttgttttttttttaaaaaaatcaaaacggaCCCTCCAAATTTTATTAAAGCACCCCTGACATTACATGCAGGAAAAGCATCCCTCTTCTCATAATGTTGTATCACTCcactttcttttccatattaaaaataaaaagcgtaTTACATCTCCTATTTGgagaataaattttattttataaaaatttatctataatctgtctatttatttatctatctatctatcaatCATGCATGTATAAAAAGAAAATCTAAATAATGACATTACGAATATTTAACATATTAGATAATTTCTATTATTATCACATAAACATCTGAGTGAAATtgtcattttataatttttctatcaTCATATTGCTTTTTAATCTTCTTAGGTTGTGATTAGctttatcttttaatattttttttactttttatttctaTATAAGTAATTCTATATCTTTAATAGTAATgttatttattttaacaaatataaattaattaataaaatttaatttattccctctttttattctcatttatatttatattactatataaatcaatattcacttcacacttttttttatctcttctCACATAATTTTAtacctttttagtttttactcTTTCTCCTCTATTATTACTAATGTTTtgcacaattatttaaaaaatttggttaatgatattttttattttgatttgttaAATAATTTGTTCACTATATATTATGAACTCTTAAAATACTATAATGTATGAAATTCttacaatatttttaaatttttttttgttattttttatttaattatgtttattaattatatattgtctTTGTcatttatatattacttttatttttaataatttatattttttaatattatttagttaTAATAATAATGTCAAAAAAGCATGATGtcatgattcatgaatgttaTCGTCAATTATTGAAACATTGTATTCATATATCCATTTATATCTAACAGTTTTATTCTTtcacaataatatttaaatttactaAACATATATATTAAGTGTTGaactcctttaaatactaaaatgTACAATGAGTTTAcaattttatatcaatttaatattaatttttaagatttttttattaaatagtttGTTATGtataaaaaatgaattaattttaatttgtcgCAACGCGCAAATTTAAATCTAGGTATATTAGTTTTGAACGGCTTAGATGGAAGCAATATGAACTTTCTAAGTGTTACATTAACCATGAATTCATGGTAGCATCCTCTCCAAGGACGGAGGTTCTCATACTTCTAGAGATAattgtcacggtaaattttagaaggttaaattTAGGGTTAAGTTTAATTTTGGTCCTTAACGTAGGGGTCGAAAATTTGTTTCGTCGCtaagttttatttttaaacaaaattgtCCCCAAAGTTAACAATTGTATTAAAATGATCCATTcgtaccaaaaataaattttaatgacaATTCTGTCCTTGCGATTTCTCTCCTTTAATTTTCATTCCCGCGAAATGCATACCTCCTCATCAAGTAACTCATAAACTTCCTTGAAACACTTGAAAACTAAAACGTTGGTGTGAAACCCTTAGACGTAGGTACAAAGAGGGTGtacagaaagtattgtcaccgTTGAGGGAGTTAATTAAGGTTAAGAATCGGTGTGCTGAGACATTGGTGAGTAATCTTCATCGCTGCAATAGCTGATTGGTCAGGTACGATTACTTTCCATCCCCCAAGCAATCACGTCAACTGTTCACAACATGTTGGGGGTTTGCATTTCATCACCATGTTGCTCTGTCTGAGCATTTCGGGGTTGAATGCAGGCTTTTGAGTCTGCTGCTATAGCTAGGGTTTGTATATATGTTTGTGAGTAATGTATTATGCTGTATGGCAGGGTTGATTGAGCAGAAGATGGTGTATATGAACGTAAGGGTGCATCATGGGGGTGCATTCGGATATGAGGAGGGGGTTTTTAAGTACCTGAAGGGTCAAAGTACCATCATCGAGGACATTGATGGCGATCGTTGGTTTTTATTTAAGGCCTATGAAGAACTAAGGCAGTTTGGTTACTTGCAGGCCAACATTGTTGCGTTGTGGTATAAAGATCCAAGCTTTGATGATTTGGAGACTTGCCTGAAGATGCTGAAGGGTGACACAGAAGCAATCGAGATGTACAGCATTGCTGGGTTACGGGGCTTGGTAGAGTTGTATGTGGTCCACGATGTGGGTGATGCCGAGCCGTTTCCAGAAATGGGTTACGTTGACGTTGGGGGACGGAGTTGCAGAAGAGGGAACATATGATGGGCTTGGCTTGGTTGTTTTCGTAGGGCACGGGGTTGAGGCAGCAGGGGCCAGTGCCGAACCTAATGAGGCAACCGAGGGTGGAGATGTGGGGGATGAGTTTGAGGTAGATGGAAGTGAGTCCAATGATGAAGATAGTGAGGACCCTGAGTACATGCCATCTGATGAGCAAGGGGACAGTACAGGAGAGGTGCACTTCACTGATAGTGATGAGGATTTTGAGGGTGATAGTGGATTTGATTATGGTAATTCTGTGCCGGAAGAAGCTACTGCTGGCAAGGAAAAGGGTAATGGTATAAATCAGTTTAGTGATGAGGATGGAGCAGATAGTGATGAGTTGGAGATGGACCATATGATTGGTGGGGATGAGGGGGATGATGACAATGCTGAGAATGATGCTGATGATATATCAGATCGTGTGGGTCAAAGGTTTCCAGTTCATAAACCTTTGAAGGATATGAGCAGCTATAGGTGGGAGGTAGGAACACTTTATGCATCCAGACAAGAATTTAAGGAGACTGTGCTGGCATATGCAGTTCATACAGCTAGGAGCATCAAATTTAAGAAGTGTGATTTGGTCAGGGTTAGAGCTGTGTGTCAGAAGGATTGTCCATTTTGGCTCTATGCACATAGGGTTGGGGATGAATCCACCTGGCAGTTAATAAGCTTGAACCTCAAACACACCTACATGCAAACGCACAGAGTTGGGATACTGCACACTAAGTGGCTTGGAGCCCAATTTAAAAAGAAGGTAGAGTCTAATATGAGGATTAAAATAAGGGAGTTAACACTAGAATGTTACTGTGACCAAGTCCATGGCAGCCAAGTCGAAGCAAGAGGCACTAAGTCAAATTCAGGGTGCATTTAGGGAGCAGTATAGAAGGATTAATGATTACTGTGCGGAGATTCTAAGGGCCAACCCAGGTTCATCTGTCAGCTTGAAAGTGATTAGGAGCCCAGATTTTGTCCAGGAGGTCCAGAACCCCGAATTGATGAACTATTGTGTATTCCAGAGATTGTATGTCTGCTTCAATGCATGCAAGAAGAGCTTCCAACATGTCAGACCCTTTATCAGTTTGGACGGGTGTTTCTTAAAGACTCCTCATGGTGGCCAGTTACTGACTGCAATAGGAAGAGATCCTAATGACCAGATCCTTCCTATTGCTTATGTGGTGGTTGAAGCTGAGACCAAGGATTCCTGGGTTTGGTTTCTGAGACATTTATCTGATGATCTGGATGTTGATAAAATTGGAAAGTGTACATTCATATCGGATCAGCAAAAGGTAAACATTAATTTGAAGTTGTTTGTGCATTTTATAACTTATGGTGAAGACTATACTAATTAGGTTGGTTACCTTTCTGATGTAGGGCTTGTTACCAGCTCTTGAGGAAGTCATCCCTGGGGTGAACAACCGATACTGTGTGAGGCATTTGTATAACAACTTCAGGAAGAAATTTTCTGGATTGGAGCTGAAGAATCAAATGTGAAGATGTGCAAAGTCTACGTACTAGAAAGAATGGGAGAAGGAGATGAAGACAATGAGACTCAAGAAGGAGGATGCATTTCGGCACTTGAACAGCATTCCACCCAGGTTCTGGTCCCGTTCTCGCTTTTCATTTTATTCAAAGTGTGACTCCCTTGTTAACAACATGAGTGAGAGTTTTAATGCTGTCATAGTTGAGGCTAGAGAAAAACCAATTGTCACTATGTTAGAGGACATTAGGGTCTATATAATAACTAGATGGGCTACCAATAAAGTTAGGATTCAAGTGTACCAGGGTAACATTATGCTaacaatattttgttattttgttccATGTGGTTAACTGGTTTTAAGTTTGTTTATGAACTATGTTGGTCTATGTTTTTGCTGTTTAAGTGACAACTACAAGTCTATAATTGGCCATTTTGGCTTATAGATGCTGTTGTGAATGACTTTGTCAGTGTTTTAAGGTTCATTGCTTAAGGTTTTATCCAAATTAGCACATAAATGTTCTTTACATGTTTTCAACACATTTTCACTGCTTCATGATTGAAAATTTGCACAACACCTTCATTCATACATTGAAACATCTTCACAGGGGATACATCACATAACATCATTGTAACAAATAGAGAAACCAAAACAACAGTATCAAATAACCAAAACAACACACAAAAATCCTATAAATAATGTTCTAATCATCTCCTGATTAAATGTATTTCATATGGTTGCCTCAAATTGTCTGGATTATGCAGCAACAAATAGAGAAACCCAATCCACCCAACTACCCCTAAAGTAGCTACAATCCTCAACTTCCATTCGACATCCTTCAACCTTGTCTTCAAGGTTGTAATCTTTTTCCTGCATCTTGCAATCTCAGAATCCCGCAGCGCTCCTCTAGCTTCTGGGTCTGCCTACCTAAAGAAATCACAGGCATCCTGAACCTATCACCACCCAGAACTCATAAGATGAAGGAAACCCAGATGGAAAAATTCAATCTCAGAAATTAGAGGCCAtcaaaatacctcatagtagacaCAACCTCAAAATCGTCGACCTGGGTTGTCCTTCGTTGTTGAGGTACGCAGAATCGGCCTTTCACCATGCCCACATACCATCTCCTTCACAGGTGTTCGAATTCTATCCGATCTTGAACTCTGGGAAGCCATCCAATCGGCGTTTCTGTCCCCGTCCTCCACTGAGTCGAACCCTAGCACAACTTTCTTCCTCACAGCCTTCAAGCCAACATattccccttctccctctcccacAACGTTcccttttattattaataatattattattaatattattattattattaattaacaaaCAGTTAAGGAGAGTAACAAATTTAGGGGCATAATTGTCTGTCGGACCATTTTAATATAACTGTCAACTTTGGGGAcgattttgtttaaaaataaaatttagggatgAAACAAATTTTCGACCCCTACGTTTGAGACcaaaattgaacttaacccttaaATTTAATAGTGTTTGTAAAGTTTTTTGGAGTGTTTGAAAATGTTCTAAATGGTTCCGAAACGTTTTAGGatagagtcttctagaaccttttAAGATATTCTGGGACCTTCTAGAACATTTTAAAACGTTCCAAAACTATCTAGAATATTCTCAAATATTCCAGAAAATTTTATAAATACTattaaatttaactttttaagATTTATTATGACATAATGGCTTCTTAAATTTCAACTTTCTTTATAAATTatgtgtaaatttttattttaatttttttatattaaaataaattttgactctTTCCCAAATTTTATGTTAGTTCGGCGCCTTGATCCCCTCGTTGTTTCCGATGCAAACATGCCTTGTtaaattaagaaattattattcCAGGAGATGAAATCATCTATATATTAATATGCATGTGAAAGTAACGGATACCCACTCCAAAACATACTGTTCTAAAAGCGTGAATTAATATATACAAGCAAGAAAACAAATAGCAAGTTAAAGTGCAAGTTCTATATAATAATCAAAACATATTGTTTTGgttagaaataagagaataattaaaaaaaaaaagtgatcgTGTATTATTAAATGTGCGTCAAaaagtataatatataaaaagtatatatagatgttaaaaaaattaaaataataaaaatacaaaatcttataataaatatatagatatataatataaatataaatgatattaattaatcttaattagttttaattatattataatatttttttgcaaACTCAAGTGGGAGTATCTTGAGTTTAGAATTTAAATAGTAGAGTTCGAAAATAAAAACCAGTAGAATAAGTCTTCGTAAAGATACCAGTCTGATCTATAGTTTCAAGTACTTCCAACAACTATGAGACGAATAACATCAATCTCAATATGTTTGGTGcatttatgaaaaatattattatggagtatattttttatttttaaaatttgttaaaaattttaaaaatatttttaaattttattttgtttcaatttgtcctaaaaaaaattttatttgcattaaatttACTCCtaacaactaatttttttaaaaagatatgatcaaTTTAAGAATGAtctcataaaaacaacttttaatataaccaaattaaacattatttatcatgtattattgttagatAAGATCTAAAATTTAGTTGTCATggatatattttatacaaatcgaaaatttttgagataattaatccaaaataaaatgtagagatatttttaaaattttagacaaattttataaacaaaaaatatattttattctttatatttttttatacttgtcaacaatacaattttttattaaatatttaaaaggtGGAAGAATAGTGTAACAAAGACAAATGATTAGGCAAGAGAGAGTAGCTATGGAAAACAAGAAGCATTTTGTGCTGGTTCATGGTGCCTGCCATGGCGCGTGGTGCTGGTACAAGGTATCTGCTTTGTTGAAATCAGGTGGTGACAGAGTGACAGCTCTGGACATGGCTGCCTCCGGGATCCATCCAAAGAAGGTTCAAGAGCTGGCTTCCATAACCGAATATGTGGAGCCATTGATGGAGTTGCTGGAGTCTCTGCCTTCAGAGGAAAGAGTTATATTGGTGGGTCACAGCTTGGGCGGTATCTGCATTTCCATGGCCATGGAAATGTTCCCAAATAAGATTGCAGCTGCTGTCTTTGTAGCTTCTTTCATGCCTTCTTCTCAAGATCCAACCTTTATGACTCGTATCCAACAGGTAATAATTAGAGTAAAGTAACAAATAAatcatcaaaatttatatttctgatccattaatctctaaaaaaaatacaaataaaatcttTCATAATAAACATGAACAAGTTAGTGTATCCATGTCTGTTGTTGACTTTAttagtattctttttttttttagaaactaaTCTGTCCAAAGCGTAAATCTTTAAAGTTTATTTGTAACTTTACTCtaataattatttaacaattccttcattcattcatttgatcatcatcatcatcgatgAAACTAACCTTAATTTCAtagaataaattatgaatatATGAATTTCCCAATTTACAAATGCTTTATTGATGTGCTTATAAGTGAAATCTAATTAATCGAGTTGGTTGGCGAAATTCTCAGCATAGGGAAAAAGTATATTCTAGCATGGACTCGAAGATCATGTTTGATGAGGATGCTAAAAATGCTAGTAAGCCCAATGGGTGTATGATATTTGGGCCCGAACACCTAGCATCCAATTTATACCAATTGTGTCCACCTGAGGTATGTCTGTCTCTAATTATTGGAATTCAGGTTCTCAGTAATAGTGTAATACacatcacaataataataataataataataataataataataataataataataataataataataatataattttgagAAATTTTTGGAACCAGCAGTTTTTAGTAATTTTGATCATTATTTGACCAGCACAAACGCTAAATTGTCTTTAGTAGATATATTTTACTAATTCATAAACTGTATTAACTCATGTGTGCAAAATCTCGTGAACATAAATGTAAACTATATGCTTTTTGTGTACAAATTTTTGGAAATACGAGTGTAAATTATTAATGACAAAATACTGATAAAAGATGATAATATTTACATGTAATATTGTTCTGTAATTTATGAAGCAGGATATTAGCCTAGCAATGTCATTGCTTAGGCCAACAAGGCTGTATGGGGACCAAGAAATGGTGAGAGAGCAAACAAGAGTTACAAGGGAAAAGTATGGGAGTGTGGCCAAAGTATACATAGTGTGCGAACAAGACCAAGCTATCAAGAAGGATGTTCAGTTGTCTATGATTGAAAAGAACCCAGAAACTGATGTGAAATTCATTGCTGATGCTGATCACATGCCTATGTTCTCTAAACCACAAGAGCTTTTCTCTTGCCTTCACCACATTGCAACCACCTATTATTAGCATGCATCTCAATATGTATCACAATTCACAAATATTTAACTAGCTTTTTCATGAATGAGAAAGAAGatttataaataaatgtattcAAGATTGTCCTACGTTTTACTAGAGATTTCTTAAAACTAAAAATGATAAACTTGGATTCCACCTTAAGTTGCTTTTTTACATTATCATGAACAATGAAAATATTCAGTAGAACAGCCTCCACATGATTATTTCCACTCAAATGCAAAACTTTACATCGGATATGTTTGATTTGCTGTTGAACTAAATAAGCAAGATATCTTTACTCTAACTAAATAACTGACATGCATGCATACACATGCTGAACACATGAAATCAATATTATGTCACAGACTCTTGGCAGAAGCATCCTGGCGTACTCTTGCACCGACGGCAAAGAATTCAGTAATGACTTCAAGAGGCATGCCCTTTGTTTCTGGAACCTTCAAGAACACAAATATCCAGGAGATGAAACAAGCAACAGCATATATGCCAAAGAAACCGGCGAGTCCAATTTGAGCTGAGCATCACAGGCAGGGGGTATGTGACATTAGCTATATCTTCATCATCTTGGGAAAACTATTGATAATGTATCCTAAAGAAAATATACAAGGCATTAGATGAGTGTAGAATGATATGAATAACTCTTCCCCTGTTTAACTTTGAGTTACAAATCCAGAAAGTAGTTGAAGGCAAAAGTCCCAACTTACTCTTCTAGTTCTAGCTGATGATATGGATAGATACATGCAATATGGATAGTCCCAACTTAATATTGAAGAACCTTCTTTTCTTAGTATTAGAAATAGATTATTATAGGCATCTAAAATAAATTTGTCTAATGTTGCCATATAGTTACATGTTTCAACCTATGGCTAAAAAAGATTACACAGCAATAACTTGATCCTTTTCATGTTGAAAGCTAATACACCTCATGCAGAATCCTTTAACTATCCTACATGCTCTTTCAAGTAAAtacaattttattgaaaaatacgAATGCTAAGTATGACAGATAAATAAAAGTACAGAATTAGAATACTGTTGTTAGCATATCAGTTCAACTAACTGGTTAAAGTTGTCTAAAGAAAGAGAGGACTAATTTAGTTCAATAGAAAGGAAATTTATGCATGTATGAATTCAATTGTGGAAGCTTGAGAAACATGAAGATTAGAGAATTACCTTCTTAGAAATTTCTATCACAAAACTTGTCTGCCATTAACTTGAATGGTCGGGATGTGtgaaattttgggccaaatttgtTGATGCTTGTTCTTGCAGTGTTCTCCAAGCAAACCACAGTGAGAAATTTGAAATGTTAACACAGAGGGGGGAAGCTTTTCTCCTACCATGTTCTCCAGATTTGGACACCCTCCAATTCTTAATTGTAGGAGGGAGGTAAGGCCGAGAAGCTCGTTGCACTCCAACGTCTCCAGATTTGAAAATCCCCTGATCACTAAAGTGGTAATGGAGGGAAGATGAGGCAGTGAACCTATCTCATGGAATGACTTCACACTCTCACAGCCAACACCTGAAATTTCAAGATGAGTGAGAGACTCAAAGTTTCCTCCCATTGATGATACACTCCTCAACTGTTGCTTGCAACCTCCGACAGTAAGTGACTTCAAATTAGGCGGCAAACCACCCTCTGGAAAC contains:
- the LOC112732611 gene encoding methyl jasmonate esterase 1 — its product is MIRQERVAMENKKHFVLVHGACHGAWCWYKVSALLKSGGDRVTALDMAASGIHPKKVQELASITEYVEPLMELLESLPSEERVILVGHSLGGICISMAMEMFPNKIAAAVFVASFMPSSQDPTFMTRIQQHREKVYSSMDSKIMFDEDAKNASKPNGCMIFGPEHLASNLYQLCPPEDISLAMSLLRPTRLYGDQEMVREQTRVTREKYGSVAKVYIVCEQDQAIKKDVQLSMIEKNPETDVKFIADADHMPMFSKPQELFSCLHHIATTYY